A segment of the Prevotella sp. HUN102 genome:
ACATCTCGTAGCTTATGAGAACCAGATCAGCAAGATAGATTTCAGTCTTCCGAAACTGATGTTCCTCACTATCCACCAGAATAAAATTACCGAAGCCGACTTCAGCAAGATGCCTATGCTCTTCCGTTGCTATATGAGCAACAACCTTTTGAAGAAAGCCGACTTCAGCAACAATAAGGTTATCGCACAAATAGAAATGTCGGAAATGCCGAATCTCGAACTCATCGACCTGAAAAACGGCGAATTTTCGGATAATGCCGAATACGAAATGCTGTATAACAACGTCAAGTTGAAGAAGATACGCGTAGACAGCGGCGCAGAAGAAACCTATGTGAAGGGCTTAGTAAAGAATTTCCCGGACATTGAAGTGGTAACAGAGTAGGAGAAATAAGGCAGATAAGTGTGAATGATAAAGAAACCTTCTCATAAATTTGGTGATTTCTTTACTTATTCTATTATCAACTTATTCCAAACCTGGCTATAAACAAAAAAGCGATGTGCGTTTATGAATATACGCACATCGCTTTTTCTTATCACTTATGTTGCACTCTTCTTCAGAAAAACCTGTATGGAAGAATGTCTTTAATCGAGCAGAGTGGACGCACGCACACGGCTCAGCGTCTCGGGTGTCATCTGCAAATAACTTGCAATATACACCAATGGGGCACGGAGAATAACCTGTGGGTTCAGCTTGCACATCTTCTTGTATCTGTCCTGAGCCGTCTCGAAACGCACGAGGTCGGCGTGTATCTGGGAAATAATCAGGCTCTCTTCCAATATCTTACGATACAGAATCTGAATATTCACGTTGTGCAAAGCCACTTGCTCCAATCTATGTTTCGGCAAAGCATATACCAAAGTCGGTTCCAACGCTTCCACTTGGAGCTTTGTCGGCTCTTCGCGGAACAGACTCTCGATACACATAAAGATGGTACGGTCTTCTCCCAGATGTTCGGTAATCTGCTTGCCGTTCTTGAAATAGAACTGGCGAATCAGTCCACGCTCAATGTAATAGATACTGTTGCAAACTTCGCCTTCCTTCAGAATCATCTCGCCTTTCGCATACTTGCGTGGGACAAGAATACTTTCCAACACGTCAAGCTCATCGTGAGTCATTGTGCTGTACTTCCTCGCCAACTCACGCGCTATATCTCTGGTTTCGATGGTTTCTTTCATTATGTTATTTCTCCTAAATGGTTTCTAATCCAACTTCAATACGGCCAAGAACGCTTTCTGCGGCACCTGTACATTGCCCACCTGCTTCATACGTTTCTTACCTTTCTTCTGTTTTTCCAAGAGCTTTCGCTTTCTGCTCACGTCACCACCATAACACTTAGCCGTTACGTCCTTGCGCACCTGCTTGATGGTTTCGCGCGCCACAATCTTCCCTCCGATGGCTGCCTGAATGGCAATATCAAACTGCTGGCGAGGAATCAGTTCCTTTAATTTCTCGCACATTCTGCGTCCGAAGGCTACGGCGTTGCTGTCGTGAGTCAGCGTAGATAGTGCGTCCACAGGCTCTCCATTCAGCAATATGTCCAGTTTTGCCAGTTTCGACGGACGGAACGAGTCTATATGATAATCGAATGAAGCATATCCCTTGGAAATACTCTTCAGTTTATCGTAGAAATCTATCACGATTTCGCCCAACGGAATCATAAAAATCAGTTCCAGACGGTTGCCGCTCACGTAGTTCTGACTGACGAGTTCGCCTCGTTTGTCCAGACAGAGCGTCATAATCGGACCGATATAATCAGCCGAAGTAATGATGGATGCCTTGATATACGGCTCTTCAATATGCTCAATCATCGTAGGTTCAGGCAGCCCCGATGGGTTATGCACCTCGCGGATCTCGCCCAACTTGTCGTAAACCATATAGCTTACGTTCGGAACGGTCGTAATCACATCCATATTGAACTCACGGTCCAGACGTTCCTGAATGATTTCCATGTGCAGAAGTCCGAGGAATCCGCATCGGAAACCGAATCCCAGAGCCTGAGAACTTTCAGGAGAGAATGTCAGCGAGGCATCGTTCAACTGTAATTTCTCCAAGGATGCACGCAGGTTTTCGTAATCACTCGGATCAACCGGATATACGCCGGCAAACACCATAGGCTTAACCACTTGAAAACCTTCGATGGCACTTTCGCAAGGACGATCAATATGCGTTACGGTATCGCCCACTTTCACTTCACGTGCGTTCTTAATGCCCGATATTATATATCCTACCTCGCCCGTACTCAGCTCTTTCGTAGGCTTCATATCCATCTTCAGCACGCCCACTTCGTCGGCATCGTATTCCATTCCCGTCTGAACGAACTTCACTTTGTCGCCTTTCTTTATCGTTCCGTTCGTTACCTTGCAGAGCGTGATAATGCCGCGGAAGGAATTGAAAATGGAATCGAAAATCAATGCCTGCAACGGCGCGTTCTTGTCGCCCACAGGTGCAGGCACACGCTTGATGATTGCATCCAGAATGGCAGGTACACCTTCTCCGGTCTTGCCACTGGCACGAATGATGTCCTCTCGTTCGCAGCCAATGAGGTCGATGATTTCGTCCTCAACTTCCTCCGGCATAGCGTTAGGCATATCAATCTTGTTGATTACCGGAATAATCTCGAGATTGTTATCAATGGCCATATACAGGTTGGAAATGGTCTGTGCCTGAACGCCTTGCGTGGAATCGACTATGAGCAGCGCACCCTCGCACGCCGCAATACTTCGCGAAACCTCATAGGAAAAGTCTACGTGTCCCGGAGTGTCAATCAGGTTGAGCACGTACTTCGTTCCCTCTTGTTCGTACTCCATCTGAATGGCGTGACTCTTGATTGTGATTCCTCTCTCACGTTCCAAATCCATATCATCAAGCATCTGACCACTCGTTACCTGAATAGTTTTCGTAAACTCCAAGAGACGGTCGGCTAATGTGGATTTTCCGTGATCAATATGCGCAATGATACAGAAATTTCTTATATGATCCATTGAAATATTATTCTTTTATCAGGCAAAATTACGAATAAAAAGCGAAATATACGAAAGAACAATTCATAAAATACTACATTTTTTCTATCTTTGCATTCTGATTATTCGGATGATTTCATTTGGAAAGCAACTCCGATTCATCTTCACAACAATTCCAATAAAACGTTTTATAGTGATGAAAAAGTTTTTTGTTTTCTGCATTGCAGCCTTATCGCTCGCCGGATGCCACGACAGCTTGGAAGAACGTGCCAAAAAAGACACGGAAATGTACACGCTCAAGAAGTGTCCTACGCCGATTATCTACAATGAACGCACCGACAGTATCGTTTTTGAGCCCGACACCCGAACGCTGCACTATCATCTTTCACTGTTCAATGAAGCTGACGATGATGCCGTCATAGCCTTGGTAAAGGATAAAAAGACTGCAAATCTGCTTGAAATCCTGAAGAATGATATGCAGAGAAAGGCCTATAAGGACGAAGGATTCAATTTCAGATACACCTACGTATCGGGCAAGAATCCGAAGAAGGTCTACATAGACGTAATTTTCAAGAAAGGAGATTATTAAGATTATCTGCCGGAAGAAACGGCAAAACCAGATAATAGAACAAAAAGAACATTGTCTTACAATATTCAAACGGAGTGTTCCAATATTCATTTGAATACCGGAACACTCCGTTCTCCTTATATTATTAAGTCAATATTATTCAGCTTTATCAGCCGGTTTCATATTGGTATATACATTCTGCACGTCGTCGAAGTCTTCGAGCTTGTCAATCATCTTCTCAATCGTCTCACGTTCTTCATCGCTAACTTCCTTCAAATCGTTAGGAATGCGTGTGAACTCTGCCGATGTGATTTCAAAACCGTTGTCTTCCAAGTGCTTCTGAATCTCACCGAAACTTGTCGGTTCGCCGTAGATGGTGATTTCTCCCTCTTCTTCGTCGAGGTCGAACTCATCTTCCACTCCGTAATCAATCAAATCGAGAATCAATTCATCCATATCCAGTCCTTCCTTCGCCTTGAAACTGAACACAGACTTGTGGTCGAAGAGGAACGAAAGTGAACCCTGCGTACCGAGTGTGCCATTGAACTTGTTGAATACCGAACGGACATCACCCACGGTGCGTGTGGTATTGTCGGTCAAGGTATCCACGAAGATGGCAATTCCGTGAGGTCCGTATCCTTCATACGGCACTTCCTTGTAGTCGCTTGTATCCTTACCCATAGCGTTCTTGATGGCACGCTGGATATTGTCCTTTGGCATATTCTCGCGCTTACAAGTTGCGATAATCGCACGCAAGCGTGGGTTTGTTTCCGGTTCAGGGCCACCAGCCTTTACGGCGATAGCGATTTCCTTACCCAATTTTGTGAAAGTACGAGCCATGTGGCCCCATCTCTTCAGCTTAGCAGCTTTACGATATTCAAATGCTCTTCCCATTGGAATTGTTCATTTAGCGGAGTTCTGCTCCGAGTTTATTTGTTAAATTTTTAATTAATTTCTGCATAATGGCGTCGATAGCCTTGTCGTTCAGGGTCTTGCTCTCGTCCTGAAGAATGAAGTTCACGGCATAGCTCTTCTTACCTTCAGGCAGATTCTTGCCCTCGTAAACGTCGAAAAGCTCCACCTTCTTCAGCAGTTTCTTCTCGCTCTCACGTGCAATCTGCTCTATCTGTGCAAATTCCACATTGGAATCGAGCAGCAATGCGAGGTCGCGGCTGACGCTTGGATACTTGGATATCTCTTCAAACTGAAGATTGTTCTTGCGAACGGCCTTCATCAAGCCCGTCCAGTTCAGCTCAGCATAGTAAACCGGCTGTGCAATATCCATCTTCTTGAGCAGTTTATGGCTCAAGATACCCATCTCGACAACCACCTTTCCGGCACGGGTCTTCAGTGCCAAAGCCTTGTCGAAGATGTTATTATCAGATGATTCTGCAACTATCATTCCCTGTGCCACACCGATACGGCGGAGAATATTCTCCACGTGAGCCTTCAGTTCATAGAAAGTGCTGTCTTCGTTGGCGTGCGCCCAAGAGCCTTCAACACGCTTGCCGGTTACCCAAAGTCCCAAGTGGTAAGTCTGATTGTAGGCCTTGATAGGACTTTCCTCGCTCCACTTCTCCTGTTCGTACTTATAGGTGTTGCCCATCTCAAAGAACTTCAGGTTCTGTGCCTTGCGGTTCACATTTCTCCTGATGCTCTCCAGACCACCGAAGAGCAATGTCTGGCGCATAACGCCCAAATCGCTCGACAACGGATTCATCAGTTTTACGGTCTGTTCCCAAGGATAAGCGTTCAGCTCCGTCCCTTCATAGTAAGACGATGCCGTGAGCGAATTGTTCAGAATCTCGTTGAAACCTGCGCCAACAAGCTGCTCGCTGATGATATCTTCCTTATGATGGTTCTTGTCTGCTTCTTCAGCAATGGTGAGAGACGACTTCAAGGTAGTCGGAATCTCCACATTATTATATCCATAGATACGCAGAATATCCTCCACAACATCACACGCACGCTGAACATCCACACGATAGGGAGGAACGATGAGGTCGAGCCCTTCGGCATCTTCCTTCACTATTTCCATTTCAAGACTCTGTGCAATGCTCTTGATGGTTTCGGCACCGAGCTGCTTACCAATCAAACGATCGGCATATTCATAGTTCAGACGAACGGGGAAGCCTTCCATCTTCGTGGGATATTCGTCACGGATTTCCATACTTACCTTCGCACCGGCCAATTCCTTACAAAGGATTGCAGCCTGCTTCAGGGCGTAGATAGTGCCGTTAGGGTCGATACCACGCTCGAAACGGAAGCTGGCATCGGTGGACAAACCGTGGCGGCGGGCACTCTTGCGAATCCACGTGGGATGGAAATAAGCACTCTCCAAAATCACGTCCTTCGTATTTTCGTAAGTGCCGCTGCCCTTTCCACCGAACACACCTGCGATACACATCGGTTCTTCGGCGTTGCAGATAGCCAGGTCGTGCTCTCCGAGCGTGTGTTCCTCGCCATCGAGCGTAACGAACTTCTTACCTTCGTTCTTGTCTTTCACGATAATCTGTCTGCCTGTTACCATATCTGCATCGAAGCAGTGCATCGGCTGTCCGTAGGCCATCATCACGTAGTTCGTAATATCCACAATATTGTTGATAGGACGAACGCCGATAATATTCAACTTATCCTTCAACCACTTCGGACTTTCCTTTACCTCACAGCCGGTTACGCTCAAGCAGGCATAACGACGGCACGCTTCTGCATTCTCTATCTTAACATCAATTTCAAGATCGTGATTATCTACAACAAACTTATCGCAATCCGGGCGGTGCAATGAAGTTTCATAGCCATTCTGTTTCAGCCACGCATAGAGGTCGCGGGCTACTCCATAGTGGCTCAAAGCGTCGGCACGGTTGGCAGTTATGTCTATTTCCAAGAGCCAGTCGCTGTCCAACTGATAGTATTCGGCTGCCGGCATACCCACCTGAGCATCTTCCGGCAAAACGATGATACCGTCGTGGCTCGTGCCCACACCGATTTCGTCCTCGGCACAAATCATACCCAAGCTCTCAACGCCTCTGAGTTTGCTCTTCTTGATTGTGAAGCTCTCTTCGCCGTCGTAAAGCACGCAGCCCAAATCTGCCACGATTACCTTCTGCCCGGCTGCCACATTGGCCGCGCCGCAAACAATCTGCTGCGGCTCGCCTTTGCCCAAATCAACGGTGGTAACGTGAAGATGGTCTGAGTTCGGGTGCATCTCGCAGGTAAGCACCTTTCCCACGAAAAGCCCCTTGAGTCCACCACGAATCGTTTCCACTTCCTCCACGCTTCCGACTTCAAGTCCTGTGGATGTCAGCGCAGCCGCCAAATCCTGTGGAGTGAGGTCGAAATCCACGTATTCCTTAAGCCATTTGTATGAAATATTCATTTATCTTGATATTTTATTTATTTCAAATTTATGAGAGTTTACTATAAAGTAACGTGCAAAATTAATAAATTTTATCGATATGCCCAAATCTTAATCTACCTAATTAATACAGGCAGATGCAATTATAGGTTCGTTGGATTTGCATCCGTTTTCCAACTGTCTTTCCTACCGGCGAAGAATCCTTGATGGGCTTAGCAAAACCTTTCATCTGCCGCCTGCTTTCGGAATAAGTCTATTGGACAATGAATCTATAAGTTTAATAATTCAGGGATAAATACATTGATAATCAAATTGTTTAACCATTTCTTTTCAATTCTTCTCGAAGCTCAGTCGTAATCTTCTCGCCCGTATATTCGTCTGTTGCCATATTATAATGAAATCCGATTTATCAACAAATCGGATGGGATTCTGCATCAGCCGTTCAGCAGAACAATTATCACGCTCGAGAAAGAGAAACAAACACGTTTTGCAAGTATGCGAAGAATGCACTGCAATATTCGCAAAAACGCAACGCAAACGTGCGAAGATTGCAGCGCATTCTTCGCACGTTTGAAACCAAGGAATATAACCATTGATTATCAATCACTTACAAAACCAACAACAACCACGGCACAGTTTCATTCCAAACTTATGTATGAAAAAATCCGACGAACCGGAAACCTCTGCCTCGTTCTGCATCTGTCTGTTTTCTCTTACTGCCTGATTTTCATATATTTTCTGCAAACTCATCATCAGATTTCATAAATTTGATTCTATCGGAAAATTATAAATATTTTCACATTAGGCAAAGACTTTTAGCAAATATCATTTTTTTATTTTATCTTTGCAACATATTTATATAGACAAAAGACTATTAACAGATAAAAATCAAGCAGAAAGAATATGAGACTTACAGGACGCAGACAAAGCAGCAACGTTGAGGACAGACGTGGAATGAGCACCGGTGCGAAAGCTGGCATCGGAGGAATTGGCGGTATCATCCTCATTGCAGTGATGACGCTTCTCGGTGGTGGCAACATCGGCGACGTAGTTACACAGGTGGTTCAGCAGCAGATGCAGGGACAAGTACAGGAAAAGACCAACGGCAAAACCGAATTTACGACTGAAGAACAGGAACTTGCCGAATTTTCAAAGACTATTCTTGCAGGCACGGAAGACGTGTGGGTGCAGCAGTTTCAGGAGAACGGAATGCAGTATCAGTTCCCTACCCTCGTGCTCTTCACGGGTGCTGTGAATACGGCTTGTGGAAATGGGTCGGCAGCAATGGGTCCGTTCTATTGCAGCGGCGACCAAAAGCTCTACATCGACCTCAGTTTCTTCTCAAGTATGAGAAAGCAGCTCAACATTGAGGCCAAGGGCGACCTCGACTTTGCCTACGCCTACGTGATTGCGCACGAGGTAGGCCACCACGTGGAGTATCTCCGCGGAATTCTCGGAAAAGCACACGCAAAGATGGCTCGCTTGGATAAGACAGAAGCAAACAAAATCAGCGTCAAGCTCGAGTTGCTCGCAGACTACTACGCAGGCTGTTGGGCACACTACGACAACGAGAAATACCAGAGTCTTTCGGACGGCGATCTCGAAGAAGCCATCGACTGCGCCGAAAAGATTGGCGACAATTACTTGCAGGAAAAAGCACAAGGCTACTCGCAGCCCGAAAGTTTCACGCACGGTACGTCTGAACAGCGTATGTACTGGCTGAAGAAGGGCATTGAAACGGGCAACTGGAACACTACGACCTTCGCTCCGGGCGAATTGGACTAAGGAGCATTCCATCCTCAAACCTGTTCTTTCGCCATCTTATGCCTATGGCTTCGGGCTGATTGCTAAGGCATACGCCAGATTGAACACCATAGAAAAAGACCATATCTCGTCCTTTGGGAACAGAGATATGGTCTTTTTGGTATGTCAATATCTTAGAACGGAGGGCGTTCCGTGCCGGGAGGAGGCAACGGTCCGTCGTCGAAACCGGGTGGAGGAGGCAGTATGTCGGGGCCGTTCATCTTACTTCCGACAATCTCGCCTCCCATATCAAACGGACTGGGAAGCCCTGAATCATCTGGATTTGCAAACCTTGTGAACTCTCCTCTAAAGTTCAACAGCACGTCGCCGGTTGCACCTTTACGGTGTTTCGCAATGATAATCTGCGCCATACCGCGAAGGTCGTTGCCCTTTTCATCCTGATAGATGTGATAATACTCCGGACGATGCACGAAGAGAACCATATCGGCATCCTGCTCAATGGCTCCGGATTCGCGCAAATCGCTCAACTGCGGCCGCTTTCCCTCGATGCCGTCGCGCTGCTCAACGGTACGATTCAACTGCGAAAGTGCCAGAACGGGGATGTTCAGTTCCTTTGCCAATCCCTTCAGCGAACGGCTGATGGTGGACACTTCTTCCTGTCGGCTGCTGAATCGCATACCGTTTGCGTTCATCAACTGGAGGTAGTCAATCATCAGCACCTTGATTCCGTGCTCCCTTACCAGTCGTCTGGCTTTCGTTCGTAACTCGAACACCGACAATCCGGGCGTGTCGTCCACGTAAACGGGTGCTCCGTCCATCTTACGGATGTTCGTATCGAAACGTTCCCATTCGTCGGGTGTGAGCTGACCGTTCAGAATCTTGCTGCCGGGAATGGAACAAACGTTGGAAATCAAACGATTGACCAACTGCACGTTGTTCATTTCAAGAGAGAAGAATGCAATCGGCGTCTGATAGTCTATCGCAATGTTCTTGACCAAACTCAAGGCAAACGAGGTCTTACCCATCGCCGGGCGGCCGGCAATAATCACCAAGTCGGAAGGCTGCCAACCGGCAGTTATCTCGTCGAGTTTGTAATATCCGGTCGGAACACCGGTCAGTCCTCCGTCGTTCTGCGATGCCTTGAGGAGAATCTCGTGCGCCTGCTTCACCACGGTGTCTATCTGAACGTAGTCTTGCGCCATATTCTTCTGCGAAAGCTCGAACAGGCTTCCTTCGGCGCGCTGCATCAGCTCATCGACATCGACCGTCTCGTCGAACGCATCTGTTTCAATCATTGAGGCAAAGTGTATCAACTGGCGCGCCAGAGACTTTTGCGCAAGGATTCGCGCGTGGTATTCTATGTTGGCAGATGATGCCACCTGCGAAGTGAGTTCGGCAATATAAGCCGGCCCGCCTACGTCGGCGAGCGTTGCCTTACGCCTCAACTCCTCCGTAACGGTCATCATATCCACAGGGTTTTCCTGAAAATTCAGCGACTGGATGGCTTCATAGACTTTCTGATGGCGAGGTTCGTAGAACGTTTCAGGGCGCAATATCTCTGAAACAACGGTAAATGCGTCCTTATCGACCATCAATGCGCCCAGAACCACACGTTCAATATCCGTGGCCTGTGGCTGCAAGTGTCCGAATGAGGTGTCAATAGGAGCCGACTGTCGTCTTCTGCTATTTCTTGTAGTGGTGGTATTCTTTTCTGCCATAACGCTACAAATTTACAAAAAAGTTTTCAACTCGGGCGTTTTATCATTCAAGTTTTTCTATCTTTGCACTACATAAAATTACATACGATATGATTACTTATCCCTGTTGCAAAATCAATCTCGGACTGAACGTAGTGAGCAAACGCGAAGACGGCTATCATAATCTGGAAACGGTGTTCTATCCCATCCCACTCTGTGATGTATTGGAAATCAAAGAAGTAGACAACGCATCGCATTCCCTGTGTACATTGCAGATGGAAGGAAACGAGTTGGACTGCAACGCACAGGACAATCTCATTGTGAAGGCCTACAACCTAATAGCCAAAGACTATAAACTGCCCTCTGTAAAGGTGTCGCTCGAAAAGCGAATACCGTCGCAAGCTGGACTGGGTGGTGGTTCGTCGGATGCCGCTTTTATGATAAAGTTGCTCAATGCGCAGTTCAATCTGAATATATCCATAGCTCAAATGGAGGACTATGCAGCCAGACTCGGCGCAGACTGCGCATTCTTTATTCAGGGAAAACAGACTTTTGCCACCGGCATCGGAAACATTTTCACACCACTGAATACGGACAAAGACCTTCTCAAAGGCTGTTACATAGCTATCGTGAAACCTGATATTCCCATCCCAACCTCCGAGGCTTTCAGAAACATCAAGCCTCAACACCCGGCTATTTCCTGCGAAAAGGCAATTCTCGAACCGATAGAGGACTGGAAGAATATGCTGAGCAACGACTTCGAGAACTCTATATTCGGGCTTCATCCTGAATTGCCTGCAATCAAGAACAAGTTATATGAACTGGGAGCGACATACGCACAGATGTCGGGAAGTGGAAGTTCGGTATTCGGAATATTCAAGAATGAACCTGAAAACTTGAAGCAATGCTTCGATGGAGCATTTACCTTCACAGCCAAACTCTAAGAAAAACAAAAACGGAGCAGCTTGTGCTGTTCCGTTTCTTTATGTTACCAAGATATCGAAGTTATCTTTCCGTTCTGTAAAGTTGCATTAATCGTTTTATTTACTTTCGGACTTGTACCGTCTTTCTTGCTATATGCTATAAAGCCATTAATCGAAATTTTCAATGCAGAACTGCCGTCCTCCTTTTTCTCTACCGTAACATTTGCCGATTCTTTGTTGAGATTCCAAATCGCCTGACTCACATCTGCCTTGTAGAGGTCGATACGGATATAGTCCATTACGTTTTTGGCTGTCGCGCCCGCTGCTCCTTTGAAGCTGAAAGTTTCTGCCACTTCTGCCTTAATCTTGTCTGCACTGCGGCTGTTGATACCCACGAGGAAATTCCGTACTGCCGAAACTGCCTTCGACTTGTCTTCAGAACTTGCCTCGGCAGGCAATGATGCCTCTGCCATATCCTTCAGTTTCTCTTCTGCTTCAGCCTTGTGCTTACCGTATTTCTGCTGCTCCACGAACAGGCAGTAATCAAGATACGACTTCTCCGTATCTTCGGCAGTAGCGTTTGCCCACGCAATCTCATCCATCTTGTCGAGGATTTCGTTCTTCTTATCCGAATCAGGATTCTTAGCCAAATATGCACGGTATGCCTCTATCGTGTTCTGAGCCTCGACCTTGGAGAGTTCGTCGTCTCCCTGCGTCAGGGTGGCAATGGCATTCTGCAAGGTTTCCTTCTGTTCAGCCGAAGCGTTCGGATGTTCCTTCAGGTATTTCAGAATCAGTTCAACGTCATTGCTCTTCAAAGCTACTGAATATTCGTCTGCCGCTTGGTCTGCCAGAAGCCCTTTATTATAGAAGAACAGGAAGATTACACCTATCAGCACTGCCAACAGCAATGATACCAGCAGCGCAATATGATTGTTCTTCTTTGTTTCTTCGCTTGTAGCGTCGCTTATTTCTGCATCGTCATCGACTTCGGCATCAACAAAAATCTCTTTTTCCTTTTCCGACTCAACAACTTCTTCCAACTCAACGGCTTGCAGAACTTCATCGTCTGTTTCCGAAACATCCGCCGCCACTTCAGCACCGTGCATCGCTGCCGCCTCAACTACCGTCGTATCAGCCTCAGCCAGAGAAGCATCTGCACTGGATTCATTATCCATTACGATTGCTTCGGCTGAAGATTCGTCAGCCTTTTCGGTATTCTCCAATCTGTCTTCTGCAAT
Coding sequences within it:
- a CDS encoding Crp/Fnr family transcriptional regulator; translated protein: MKETIETRDIARELARKYSTMTHDELDVLESILVPRKYAKGEMILKEGEVCNSIYYIERGLIRQFYFKNGKQITEHLGEDRTIFMCIESLFREEPTKLQVEALEPTLVYALPKHRLEQVALHNVNIQILYRKILEESLIISQIHADLVRFETAQDRYKKMCKLNPQVILRAPLVYIASYLQMTPETLSRVRASTLLD
- the lepA gene encoding translation elongation factor 4 is translated as MDHIRNFCIIAHIDHGKSTLADRLLEFTKTIQVTSGQMLDDMDLERERGITIKSHAIQMEYEQEGTKYVLNLIDTPGHVDFSYEVSRSIAACEGALLIVDSTQGVQAQTISNLYMAIDNNLEIIPVINKIDMPNAMPEEVEDEIIDLIGCEREDIIRASGKTGEGVPAILDAIIKRVPAPVGDKNAPLQALIFDSIFNSFRGIITLCKVTNGTIKKGDKVKFVQTGMEYDADEVGVLKMDMKPTKELSTGEVGYIISGIKNAREVKVGDTVTHIDRPCESAIEGFQVVKPMVFAGVYPVDPSDYENLRASLEKLQLNDASLTFSPESSQALGFGFRCGFLGLLHMEIIQERLDREFNMDVITTVPNVSYMVYDKLGEIREVHNPSGLPEPTMIEHIEEPYIKASIITSADYIGPIMTLCLDKRGELVSQNYVSGNRLELIFMIPLGEIVIDFYDKLKSISKGYASFDYHIDSFRPSKLAKLDILLNGEPVDALSTLTHDSNAVAFGRRMCEKLKELIPRQQFDIAIQAAIGGKIVARETIKQVRKDVTAKCYGGDVSRKRKLLEKQKKGKKRMKQVGNVQVPQKAFLAVLKLD
- a CDS encoding YebC/PmpR family DNA-binding transcriptional regulator, whose product is MGRAFEYRKAAKLKRWGHMARTFTKLGKEIAIAVKAGGPEPETNPRLRAIIATCKRENMPKDNIQRAIKNAMGKDTSDYKEVPYEGYGPHGIAIFVDTLTDNTTRTVGDVRSVFNKFNGTLGTQGSLSFLFDHKSVFSFKAKEGLDMDELILDLIDYGVEDEFDLDEEEGEITIYGEPTSFGEIQKHLEDNGFEITSAEFTRIPNDLKEVSDEERETIEKMIDKLEDFDDVQNVYTNMKPADKAE
- the pheT gene encoding phenylalanine--tRNA ligase subunit beta — its product is MNISYKWLKEYVDFDLTPQDLAAALTSTGLEVGSVEEVETIRGGLKGLFVGKVLTCEMHPNSDHLHVTTVDLGKGEPQQIVCGAANVAAGQKVIVADLGCVLYDGEESFTIKKSKLRGVESLGMICAEDEIGVGTSHDGIIVLPEDAQVGMPAAEYYQLDSDWLLEIDITANRADALSHYGVARDLYAWLKQNGYETSLHRPDCDKFVVDNHDLEIDVKIENAEACRRYACLSVTGCEVKESPKWLKDKLNIIGVRPINNIVDITNYVMMAYGQPMHCFDADMVTGRQIIVKDKNEGKKFVTLDGEEHTLGEHDLAICNAEEPMCIAGVFGGKGSGTYENTKDVILESAYFHPTWIRKSARRHGLSTDASFRFERGIDPNGTIYALKQAAILCKELAGAKVSMEIRDEYPTKMEGFPVRLNYEYADRLIGKQLGAETIKSIAQSLEMEIVKEDAEGLDLIVPPYRVDVQRACDVVEDILRIYGYNNVEIPTTLKSSLTIAEEADKNHHKEDIISEQLVGAGFNEILNNSLTASSYYEGTELNAYPWEQTVKLMNPLSSDLGVMRQTLLFGGLESIRRNVNRKAQNLKFFEMGNTYKYEQEKWSEESPIKAYNQTYHLGLWVTGKRVEGSWAHANEDSTFYELKAHVENILRRIGVAQGMIVAESSDNNIFDKALALKTRAGKVVVEMGILSHKLLKKMDIAQPVYYAELNWTGLMKAVRKNNLQFEEISKYPSVSRDLALLLDSNVEFAQIEQIARESEKKLLKKVELFDVYEGKNLPEGKKSYAVNFILQDESKTLNDKAIDAIMQKLIKNLTNKLGAELR
- a CDS encoding neutral zinc metallopeptidase, encoding MRLTGRRQSSNVEDRRGMSTGAKAGIGGIGGIILIAVMTLLGGGNIGDVVTQVVQQQMQGQVQEKTNGKTEFTTEEQELAEFSKTILAGTEDVWVQQFQENGMQYQFPTLVLFTGAVNTACGNGSAAMGPFYCSGDQKLYIDLSFFSSMRKQLNIEAKGDLDFAYAYVIAHEVGHHVEYLRGILGKAHAKMARLDKTEANKISVKLELLADYYAGCWAHYDNEKYQSLSDGDLEEAIDCAEKIGDNYLQEKAQGYSQPESFTHGTSEQRMYWLKKGIETGNWNTTTFAPGELD
- the dnaB gene encoding replicative DNA helicase is translated as MAEKNTTTTRNSRRRQSAPIDTSFGHLQPQATDIERVVLGALMVDKDAFTVVSEILRPETFYEPRHQKVYEAIQSLNFQENPVDMMTVTEELRRKATLADVGGPAYIAELTSQVASSANIEYHARILAQKSLARQLIHFASMIETDAFDETVDVDELMQRAEGSLFELSQKNMAQDYVQIDTVVKQAHEILLKASQNDGGLTGVPTGYYKLDEITAGWQPSDLVIIAGRPAMGKTSFALSLVKNIAIDYQTPIAFFSLEMNNVQLVNRLISNVCSIPGSKILNGQLTPDEWERFDTNIRKMDGAPVYVDDTPGLSVFELRTKARRLVREHGIKVLMIDYLQLMNANGMRFSSRQEEVSTISRSLKGLAKELNIPVLALSQLNRTVEQRDGIEGKRPQLSDLRESGAIEQDADMVLFVHRPEYYHIYQDEKGNDLRGMAQIIIAKHRKGATGDVLLNFRGEFTRFANPDDSGLPSPFDMGGEIVGSKMNGPDILPPPPGFDDGPLPPPGTERPPF
- the ispE gene encoding 4-(cytidine 5'-diphospho)-2-C-methyl-D-erythritol kinase; protein product: MITYPCCKINLGLNVVSKREDGYHNLETVFYPIPLCDVLEIKEVDNASHSLCTLQMEGNELDCNAQDNLIVKAYNLIAKDYKLPSVKVSLEKRIPSQAGLGGGSSDAAFMIKLLNAQFNLNISIAQMEDYAARLGADCAFFIQGKQTFATGIGNIFTPLNTDKDLLKGCYIAIVKPDIPIPTSEAFRNIKPQHPAISCEKAILEPIEDWKNMLSNDFENSIFGLHPELPAIKNKLYELGATYAQMSGSGSSVFGIFKNEPENLKQCFDGAFTFTAKL